DNA from Hyalangium minutum:
GGAGCGCCAGGAGGAGGGCAGGGGGGGAGGGGGACATGCGGCGGTGACTCCGGTTCAGCGCTGGGGCGGACGTCCGCCTCTAGCATGCCTCTCGGAGCCTGCCGGGCGACAGGCCACTTTGCGCGGGAGTCCTTCAGGGCCTCGAAGGAGGGTAGTGGTGGCCGTAGTAGACCCAGGCGTAGATGTTGACCTTCATCGCCCCGGGCCGCGAGTCCGGCGTGAAGGGGAGGCCATCGTTGGCGGTGTCTTCCTGGACGAGGACGCCACAGAAGGGCAGCCGGCGGCCATCGGGCAGCACCGCCTCGGTGAAGCGGACGTAGAACCGGTCGCGGATGAAGCCCTGGCCCACGAACCGCGTATCGTCGGGGTAGCTGCGGCCAGGCTTTCGGGCGTCCCAGACGTAGACTTCGCGCGGGCCCTCGGCCACCGCCATGGTGAGCGTGGGCAAGTCGTCGAATGTCAGGAGGACGCGGGCGCGGTCAGCCCAGGGATCCCCCCAGAGCATCTCCTTCATGCTGGCCACGGCCTCGGGAGAGCACTTCGGGAGCGGAGGAGGCCCCAGGCGGACTGCGGCGTCCGTGCTGGCACAGCCCACCGCCACGGTGCAGGCGGCCACGGCCCCAGCCAAGGCGCGGGACTCCCACAGGCGCGAGAACCAGGGTTTGTCCAGGGGAGGAGGGAGGGGAGCGGGGGAGGGGTCGGGAAAGAAGCGCCTCATGGGTAGACCTTTCTTGGGTCGGGGAGGGGTGGGCTCCACGGCCTCCGCCGGGGGCCTCGCGCTGGGCCGGGCGTGGAGGGGAACTCGGAGAGGCCCATCCTCCAGGCGGGAGGCCGGGGGAGGCAGGGCCAGCAGCTGGCACAGCCACTCGGAGGAGGGCGCAAGGTCCATCGAGGCCCCGGTGTCTTGTCTCCCGGTGCCGGGCAGGCCGGCCCGCCACACGCCCGCGGCCAGCACCGTGAGCAGCACCCCGGTGGACAGCGCGGCCCGCCACGGGCGGCGCCGGTGCCACGAGGGACCCGGAGAGGCCCGTTCTATGGGGCCGGTGGGGATGGACTCCCCCCTGGGGGAGGTGGTCCCAGGTGAGGAGTGTGCTCCCCCCCCATCCTCCTTCCCCAAGAGGGGCCTCTCCGGGTCTTTCTGGCTGGACATGACGGCCGGTCCCCCGGTGCCCTCTGTCGTCGCGGCATGCGCGCCGGGCGAGAGTGGCACCTCCAAGAAGGAGGGGGCGTCATGCAGCAGCGCCTGTAACAAATCGTGGAGCGCCTGGCCGCTCGCGGGCCGCTGCTCGGGGTCCTTCGCCAGCAGCCGCAGCACCAGCGCTCCGAGCGCGGGCGGCACCTGGGGGTTGAGCACGGCGGGCGAGGCAGGCATCTCCTTTTCGATGAGCGAGGTGAGCACCTCCCGCGGCAGGGTGGGGGGGAAGGGCGGCACGCTGGTGAGCACCTCGTAGAGCGTGGCGCCCAGCGCGTAGAGGTCATCCGTGGGGCGGAACGGGTAGCGCGCGGTGGGGTCCGCGTAGCGCTCGCGGTGGAAGCGCAGGGCCTCGGGGGTGCGCAGGTGCGGGGTGCCCGGGGGCAGCGGGCCCTCGGTGAGCTGCGAGTCCGAGCCCACGTGCTCGCTGGCGCCAAAGTCCACCAGCACCGGCTCTCCGTCCCGGGCGCGCACCAGGATGTTGGAGCCCTTCAAGTCCCGGTGGTGGATGGACTGCGCGTGCAGCGCGTCCAGGGTGAGCGCCAGCGTGGCGAACACGCGAATCACCTCGCGCAGCGGGGGGCGCGACTGCTTCACCCAGTCGGTGAGGGTGGGGCCCTCCACCAGGTCCATGACGACGTAGTGGAAGCCGGTGCGAGGGTGCGGCCAGCGGCCGTGGGCCCACACCTTCACCACGTTGGGGTGGGTGACGAGCAGCAGGCAGGCCAGCTCTCGCTGGGCGCGGGCATCCGTGCGGTTGGCGTCGTCGCTGTCGGGGCCGTGCACGGCGAACTTGAGGGCAAACAGCTCCCCGTCCCGCTCCACGCGGAACACCGCTCCGAAGCCCCCGGCCCCCAGCCGGGCTTGGATGCGGAAGTCGCCCACCATCATGTCCGGCATCAGCTGGAAGGGGTGCTGCATCACGCGTGCTCCAGAGACATCCCGGGTGGAGTCGGCCCGTTGCGTCTCCGCTGGCCGTACCTGACAAAGGGGGCCATGTGACCCGTTAGGAGGGGTTGTATGAGTATGACCTGCAAGGCAGGTTGGTTCAAGCAAGAAGGACCTAGCAGGTTGAGCCCCCGCCACGGGCGAGCAGCGGGGAGGGGCGGCGCGCGCTAGGGTGTGCGCCCATGTCCATGTCCAAGGTCGACGAGCTGGTGCGAGCGCTGGGGCTCGAGCCCCATCTGGAGGGCGGTTACTTTCGGGAGACGTACCGCGCGAAGGCGCAGGTGGAGACGCCGCGAGGGGTGCGCTCGGCGGGCACGTCCATCTACTACCTGCTGCGGCGAGGGGAGTTCGCGGCGTGGCACCAGGTGGCCTCGGACGAGGTGTGGCACTTCTACGACGGGGCTCCGCTCACGCTGTACCTGCTGAGCGAGCAGGGGCTGGAAGAGGTGACGCTCGGGCGGGAGGTGAGCCAGGGCGAGCGGCTGCAGGTGGTGGTCCCGGCCGGGGTGCTGCAGGCGGCGGTGCCGCGCGGGGACTACACGCTGGCGGGCTGCACCGTGGCGCCGGGCTTCGACT
Protein-coding regions in this window:
- a CDS encoding serine/threonine protein kinase — protein: MQHPFQLMPDMMVGDFRIQARLGAGGFGAVFRVERDGELFALKFAVHGPDSDDANRTDARAQRELACLLLVTHPNVVKVWAHGRWPHPRTGFHYVVMDLVEGPTLTDWVKQSRPPLREVIRVFATLALTLDALHAQSIHHRDLKGSNILVRARDGEPVLVDFGASEHVGSDSQLTEGPLPPGTPHLRTPEALRFHRERYADPTARYPFRPTDDLYALGATLYEVLTSVPPFPPTLPREVLTSLIEKEMPASPAVLNPQVPPALGALVLRLLAKDPEQRPASGQALHDLLQALLHDAPSFLEVPLSPGAHAATTEGTGGPAVMSSQKDPERPLLGKEDGGGAHSSPGTTSPRGESIPTGPIERASPGPSWHRRRPWRAALSTGVLLTVLAAGVWRAGLPGTGRQDTGASMDLAPSSEWLCQLLALPPPASRLEDGPLRVPLHARPSARPPAEAVEPTPPRPKKGLPMRRFFPDPSPAPLPPPLDKPWFSRLWESRALAGAVAACTVAVGCASTDAAVRLGPPPLPKCSPEAVASMKEMLWGDPWADRARVLLTFDDLPTLTMAVAEGPREVYVWDARKPGRSYPDDTRFVGQGFIRDRFYVRFTEAVLPDGRRLPFCGVLVQEDTANDGLPFTPDSRPGAMKVNIYAWVYYGHHYPPSRP
- a CDS encoding cupin domain-containing protein, with the translated sequence MSMSKVDELVRALGLEPHLEGGYFRETYRAKAQVETPRGVRSAGTSIYYLLRRGEFAAWHQVASDEVWHFYDGAPLTLYLLSEQGLEEVTLGREVSQGERLQVVVPAGVLQAAVPRGDYTLAGCTVAPGFDFADWELPTRDTLVARYPEHAELVRQLTRPG